In Magnetospirillum sp. XM-1, a single window of DNA contains:
- the grpE gene encoding nucleotide exchange factor GrpE, whose translation MTQDQTAEQMPAAESAEPGPAAESAAPPAAESDRIAQLEAEIAKLKNDVLYAKAETENTRRRLEQQAEDRGKYAVSNIAKDVLSVADNLRRALDSVPAAARDGNESLAALTTGVEMTERELLATFERYGIKPVAAQGEKFDPNLHQAMMEMEDPSQIEGTVVLVMQAGYTLHDRLLRPALVGVAKGGPKSGGNNVDTSV comes from the coding sequence ATGACCCAGGATCAGACCGCCGAGCAGATGCCCGCCGCCGAAAGCGCCGAACCGGGCCCGGCCGCCGAATCCGCCGCGCCGCCGGCCGCCGAATCCGACCGCATCGCCCAGCTGGAGGCGGAAATCGCCAAGCTGAAGAACGACGTGCTCTACGCCAAGGCCGAGACCGAGAACACGCGCCGCCGCCTGGAGCAGCAGGCCGAGGATCGCGGCAAGTACGCCGTCTCCAACATCGCCAAGGACGTGCTGTCGGTGGCCGACAACCTGCGCCGGGCGCTGGATTCGGTGCCGGCGGCGGCGCGGGACGGCAACGAATCCCTGGCGGCGCTGACCACCGGCGTCGAGATGACCGAACGGGAATTGCTGGCCACCTTCGAGCGCTACGGCATCAAGCCGGTGGCGGCCCAGGGCGAGAAGTTTGACCCCAACCTGCATCAGGCCATGATGGAGATGGAAGACCCCAGCCAGATCGAAGGCACCGTGGTGCTGGTGATGCAGGCGGGCTACACGCTGCACGACCGCTTGCTGCGCCCCGCCTTGGTGGGCGTCGCCAAGGGCGGCCCCAAGAGCGGCGGCAACAACGTCGACACCAGCGTCTGA